One window of the Eucalyptus grandis isolate ANBG69807.140 chromosome 8, ASM1654582v1, whole genome shotgun sequence genome contains the following:
- the LOC120287180 gene encoding MDIS1-interacting receptor like kinase 2-like, whose amino-acid sequence MGPPKFETLMPLLASFALFTMLLVIIPQGANPAYASTLEAQALLKWKCGLQNQNQSTSSLSTWIIPPQNATKSNATTVSPCRWYGILCNRARSVIRINLTSSNIKGTLNEFPFPSLPCIAYINLYTNELFGHIPPQVGLLTNLTYLDLSFNQLFRIIPPEIGELTKLKVLDLAFNELNGSIPDEIGQLSLLNVFALYSNQLNGYLPSSLDNLSSLTRLSISENSFSKSIPLEMGNLTNLEEIYMVSNSLTGPIPLTFCKLMKLTKFHASHNELFGCIPPQVGLLTNLTYLDLSFNRLFGIIPREIGELTKLKVLDLAFNELNGCIPNEIGQLSLLNMFALYSNQLSGSLPSSLGNLSNLAWLSISNNSFSGSIPLEIGNLTNLEKIYMSANFLTGPFPPTFGKLMKLTELHVFHNELIGSMPPELGNLKFLHKLFLCYNNLTGLIPSTLGNLTELTHFFLQGNQLSSNIPNELGNLRAMMQLQLSLNQLTGPIPPSFGNIPDVIGNLHSLIGLNLSHNHLIGSIPPTLGNLANLEWLDLSSNNLCGRIPRELGNLTFLGYLNLSENQLTGRIPQDKQLSTFTSDSFCGNLDLYGTPLQNTSHNYAQPHNSTTKYANWLDKRVVGIGYVFGIVIGITIAYISWEIGRPRWLWRKLRIEIKGAKWMKAIKYHGSQ is encoded by the exons ATGGGTCCACCAAAATTTGAGACACTAATGCCTCTTCTGGCTTCCTTCGCCCTTTTCACAATGCTTTTAGTCATCATTCCACAAGGTGCAAATCCTGCTTATGCCTCCACACTAGAAGCACAAGCCCTCCTCAAATGGAAATGCGGCcttcaaaaccaaaaccaaTCCACCTCTTCTCTATCTACATGGATTATCCCTCCTCAAAATGCCACCAAATCCAATGCGACAACAGTGAGCCCATGCAGGTGGTATGGCATCTTGTGTAATCGAGCTAGGAGCGTGATTAGAATCAATCTCACCAGTTCAAACATCAAAGGTACACTCAACGAGTTCCCGTTCCCATCTTTGCCATGTATTGCCTATATAAACTTGTACACAAATGAACTTTTCGGCCATATTCCACCTCAAGTGGGTCTTTTAACCAATCTCACCTACCTTGACCTCTCCTTCAATCAACTATTTAGGATAATACCACCGGAGATTGGTGAGCTCACAAAGCTCAAGGTGCTTGACCTTGCCTTTAACGAGTTGAATGGCTCTATTCCTGATGAAATAGGTCAGTTGTCCTTACTAAATGTGTTTGCCCTGTATTCAAACCAGTTGAATGGatatcttccttcttccttggatAACTTGAGTAGCCTCACTAGGCTATCCATCTCTGAAAATTccttttccaaatctattcctctTGAAATGGGGAATTTGACAAACTTAgaggagatttacatggttTCCAACTCCTTGACAGGGCCAATTCCTCTCACTTTTTGtaaattgatgaaattgacGAAATTTCATGCAAGTCACAATGAACTCTTCGGCTGTATTCCGCCTCAAGTCGGTCTTTTAACCAATCTCACCTACCTTGACCTCTCCTTCAATCGACTATTTGGGATAATACCACGGGAGATTGGTGAGCTCACGAAGCTCAAGGTGCTTGACCTTGCCTTTAACGAGTTAAATGGCTGTATTCCTAATGAAATAGGTCAGTTGTCCTTACTGAACATGTTTGCCCTGTATTCAAACCAGTTGAGTggatctcttccttcttccttgggtAACTTGAGCAACCTCGCTTGGCTATCCATCTCAAACAATTCATTTTCTGGTTCTATTCCTCttgaaatagggaatttgacaaACTTGGAGAAAATTTATATGAGCGCTAACTTCCTGACAGGGCCATTTCCTCCCACTTTTGGGAAATTGATGAAACTAACAGAATTGCACGTATTTCATAATGAACTTATTGGTTCCATGCCCCCGGAGCTTGGGAACTTGAAGTTTCTCCACAAACTTTTCCTATGCTATAATAATCTCACCGGTTTAATCCCCTCAACATTAGGCAATTTGACAGAGCTTACCCATTTTTTTCTACAGGGGAACCAACTTTCTAGTAACATTCCTAATGAGTTAGGAAACCTTCGAGCTATGATGCAATTGCAGTTAAGCTTGAATCAGCTCACTGGTCCCATTCCTCCTTCTTTTG GAAACATTCCGGATGTTATTGGAAATCTCCATTCTCTTATAGGGCTCAACCTTTCCCACAACCACCTTATAGGATCCATTCCTCCAACCCTTGGAAACTTGGCTAATCTTGAATGGCTAGATCTATCTTCAAACAACCTTTGTGGGAGGATTCCTAGAGAATTGGGAAATCTGACATTCCTCGGGTATTTGAACCTCTCAGAGAACCAACTCACAGGCCGCATACCTCAAGACAAGCAACTGAGCACATTCACAAGTGACTCATTTTGTGGAAATCTTGACCTATATGGAACCCCATTGCAAAACACAAGCCATAATTATGCTCAACCTCATAATAGTACAACAAAGTATGCAAATTGGCTTGATAAGAGAGTAGTGGGAATAGGCTATGTCTTCGGAATCGTGATTGGAATCACTATAGCGTACATTTCATGGGAAATTGGAAGACCCAGATGGCTTTGGAGAAAATTGAGGATAGAGATAAAAGGAGCGAAATGGATGAAGGCGATCAAATATCATGGAAGCCAATGA